The sequence below is a genomic window from Polyangiaceae bacterium.
CGTCGCCGATAGCGACGTCGAGATCGAGTTCCTGCGCGATCTCTTCGTGATTCGCGCCAGGGTGATCGATCCCGACGAGTTCTCGGAGCCGCCGAAGATCGACACCGTGCGCCTGAACTCCGTAGATGCCCTGGCGGTCACCAGCATCACGGCAGAAGCGCTGGGCGGCTCCACGGGCTTGCCCTTCCAGCGCTTTGTCCTGGCCAACGCGCCGGTGCGGCCCATGAGCCTCGAGCTGGTCGTGAACGAGACCACGGAGGGCGGAGGCGCGAGCGAAGAATGGCAGGAGGTCGACGATCTGTTCGCAGCGGGTGCGGACGATCGCGTCTTCCAGGTGCTGTACGCCACCGGCGAGGTGCTCTTCGGAGACGGGCACTACGGCAAGATCCCGCCGCCGGACGACGGCAGCGCGCCGGAAGGGAACATCAAGGCGCTGCGCTATCAGTTCGGCGGCGGTGTGACCGGGAACGTGGGCGCCGAGACGCTGACGACGGTGCTGTCCGGTACGCCGCCGTTGCCCTCGATGGACGCGACCAACGTGCTGCCTGCGCGGGGCGGGGCGGACGAAGAGCCGCTGGCCCTGGGCCTCGCGCGGGCACCGGCGGTGGTGCGCTCGCGGTATCGGGCGGTGACGGCACGGGACTTCGAAGCGTTGGCGATGGAAACGCCGAGCGCACGGGTCGCGCGGGCGCACACGCTCCCAAACACGCGCCCAGGGCGCGATCCAGGGCGATCTCCGGGCACCGTCACGGTGGTGCTCGTGCCCCAGGTGCCCTTCGAGGAGTCCATCTTCGCGCCCATCGGGCTTCCGAGCGTGGTGGCGCGGGCGGTGCTTGCGTACCTGGATGCGCGCCGGCTCGTCACCACCCCCGTGTTCGTGGACGCGGCGAAGTTCCGGCGCATTCGCGTCGACGTCACGCTCGTCGTCGACCCGCGCGTGAGCCTCACGGCGACACGCGCCGGGGCGATGGACTCGCTGCATCGCTTCTTCCACGCGCTGGTCGGCGGGGAGGACGGTTTTGGTTGGCCGTTCGGCGGCGCGGTGTTCCATTCGCGGGTGAGCCAACGTCTGTTTCAGGTCGAAGGCGTGCTGCGCGTGGACGGCCTCGAGCTCTCCCTCGACGACGGACCCTTCGTCGCCTGCCAGGACCTGGAGATCTGCGACGGCGAGCTTCTGTACTCCGGCGAGCACACCGTGAGGGTTCGGCCGGCATGAAGACCATTCTGCCGGATCTGCGATCCCGGCCGTTGCCGGGACAGAGCGGCTGGCTCGCCACCGCTTGGGACGAGGTCAGCGTGCCCACGCTCGGGGACGCCCGCCGCTGTGCCCAAAGCGACGAGGTATCGGACCCCTGCGTGCAGCGGGTGCTGCGCTTCGACCCGCCGGACGGCGCGCGGATCATTGCGACCAAGCAATCCCTCACCATCGAGCTTCACGTTGCACCGCCGGTGCCGCCGCACCACACGGCCACGCTGGTGATCGAGCCCGCGAGTGGCCCGCCGCTGAAGCTCGTCAGCAGCTCCCACGGCCGGCGTCTCCGCTTCGAGTGGCCGATGCCGGCGCCCGGCGGCGACTACCTGCTGCGCCTCGAGACCGACGACGGAAGCTGGCTCGGCACGGCGCGCCTCACGTTGGATCTGGTCGCGCCTTTGGCTCCCGAGATTGCGACCGATCCCTGCGCGCTGACCCTCAGCCCCGACGCGCGCCTCGCTGCCGGCACCGTGGAGTGCCCACCGGACGAGTTCCCGCGGCCGCCGTTGCTTGCCGTGGACGCTGCGGGCTGCGTCCACGCCGCGTGGTCCGTCAACGCCGAAGGCTGGGTCTTGGTCCCGCGCTCCGACACCCGAGTGGATCTGCTGCGCAGCACTCGCGGCGGGCTCATCGCCAAGCTCGAAGCTGCCGAAGTTCGCGATGCCATTTTCTGGGGCGACGCGATCGCGGTGCTCACGCCCGCCGAGGTGTTGCTGTTCGGGCGCGAGGGTTCTCCGCCCGCGGCTTCGTTCGCATCGGTGAAGGATGCCGTCGCTCTCGCCGTGTCGGATGCCGGGCATCTGATCGTCGTGCAGCAGGGTCCAAGCGAGAACGTGCGCATCTTCCGCCCGGACGGGAGCGAGCTGTCGCCGCCGGGGGCGTTCTTCGGGCGCGGCTGGTACGCCCAGCAGCGAAACACCGCGCTGATTCACGACGAGGAGTCCTGCCGCTACCTGCTGATGCCCTCCGCGGAGGGCTGCTGCGCGGCTTCCCCCCGCGAGCTGTCGCGGGAGGAGGCGCTGTTCTTCGCGCTGATCGACGATCT
It includes:
- a CDS encoding putative baseplate assembly protein, whose translation is MPLAIPNLDQRRFEQIVTEIRRRVPTFTPEWTDLNESDPGITLAQLFAFMTEQLLFQVNQVPEKGLITFLKMVGAELHPKTPATADITFTVADATAPKLVEVLAGTQVQTQTPPPGEKTPITFETARRFFALNGELGAIGSIDCNGDFVAHTAANESLIASFAPFGSAGTVKDCLFLGFDLNAAGPWPEGTIRLRVNLAGSKEVGEPGTEELGPCSAELTPPKRIEWSFAVGHSTTPDGRKNIVFSNPITLALDSTQELRRSGYLEIALDKEQAQSFTVADSDVEIEFLRDLFVIRARVIDPDEFSEPPKIDTVRLNSVDALAVTSITAEALGGSTGLPFQRFVLANAPVRPMSLELVVNETTEGGGASEEWQEVDDLFAAGADDRVFQVLYATGEVLFGDGHYGKIPPPDDGSAPEGNIKALRYQFGGGVTGNVGAETLTTVLSGTPPLPSMDATNVLPARGGADEEPLALGLARAPAVVRSRYRAVTARDFEALAMETPSARVARAHTLPNTRPGRDPGRSPGTVTVVLVPQVPFEESIFAPIGLPSVVARAVLAYLDARRLVTTPVFVDAAKFRRIRVDVTLVVDPRVSLTATRAGAMDSLHRFFHALVGGEDGFGWPFGGAVFHSRVSQRLFQVEGVLRVDGLELSLDDGPFVACQDLEICDGELLYSGEHTVRVRPA